The following are from one region of the Betta splendens chromosome 15, fBetSpl5.4, whole genome shotgun sequence genome:
- the LOC114870404 gene encoding phosphatidylcholine:ceramide cholinephosphotransferase 1-like, which translates to MKKVATWSAKDVSDWLSKEGMPEYIDALHHTDGPSLLTLTEADFHRHPLSLVSSDGGLQLLERVETLRIENHMETHKNGHANGHAGGMPNGTIKPHRNGTLGGKKEMVHIPIPMAETKHCSFPTEWGKTGIAFLYALVCFVTTTVVISVVHERVPSKEHTPPLPDKFFDLFDRVEWAFSICEINGMLLVGLWLIQWILLKYRSIIGRRFFFIVGTLYLYRCITMYITTLPVPGMHFKCSPKLLGNWEAQARRIMKMIAGGGLSITGAHTMCGDYLYSGHTVMLTLTYLFIKEYSPKRFWWYQWLCLALSAVGIFCILLAHDHYTVDVVVAYFITTRLFWWYHTMANQQSLKETSQSNPFSRVWWYRLFQYFEENVNGTVPRNYQLPSWRALQWSRGVKYSRLDIQ; encoded by the exons ATGAAGAAGGTGGCAACATGGTCAGCAAAGGATGTCTCCGACTGGCTGAGCAAGGAGGGCATGCCAGAATACATAGACGCGCTCCATCACACAGATGGCCCTTCCCTGCTCACGCTCACCGAGGCAGATTTCCACAGGCACCCCCTTTCGCTGGTTTCGTCTGACGGCGGGCTGCAGCTGTTGGAGCGAGTGGAGACGCTGCGGATAGAGAATCATATGGAGACTCACAAAAATGGACACGCGAACGGGCACGCGGGGGGCATGCCCAACGGGACGATTAAGCCCCACAGGAACGGCACACTGGGAGGCAAGAAGGAGATGGTCCACATCCCCATCCCCATGGCGGAGACCAAGCACTGCTCCTTTCCTACAGAGTGGGGGAAGACGGGCATAGCGTTCCTGTACGCGCTGGTGTGCTTCGTCACCACCACGGTCGTCATCTCGGTGGTCCACGAGAGAGTGCCGTCGAAAGAGCACACCCCGCCGCTGCCCGACAAGTTCTTCGACCTGTTTGATCGGGTAGAGTGGGCCTTCTCCATCTGCGAGATTAACGGCATGCTGCTGGTGGGGCTCTGGTTGATACAGTGGATTCTCCTCAAGTACAG ATCGATTATCGGCAGGCGCTTCTTCTTCATTGTGGGCACGCTCTATCTGTACCGGTGTATTACGATGTACATCACCACCCTGCCTGTTCCTGGCATGCACTTCAAATGCTCTCCAAAG cttCTTGGGAACTGGGAGGCACAGGCGAGGAGAATAATGAAGATGATTGCTGGTGGGGGACTATCCATCACAGGGGCGCACACCATGTGTGGGGATTATCTGTATAGTGGCCACACTGTAATGTTAACACTAACATACCTCTTCATCAAGGAGT ATTCTCCTAAGCGATTCTGGTGGTACCAGTGGCTTTGCTTGGCCTTGAGCGCTGTGGGGATTTTCTGCATCCTCCTAGCCCACGATCACTACACTGTGGATGTGGTGGTCGCTTACTTCATCACTACACGCCTCTTCTGGTGGTACCACACTATGGCCAACCAACAA TCACTGAAGGAGACGTCGCAGAGTAACCCGTTCTCCCGGGTGTGGTGGTACAGACTCTTCCAGTACTTTGAAGAGAACGTCAACGGGACGGTCCCTCGCAACTACCAGCTGCCTTCATGGCGAGCTTTACAGTGGAGCCGCGGCGTGAAGTACAGCAGACTGGACATCCAGTGA